In Mytilus edulis chromosome 6, xbMytEdul2.2, whole genome shotgun sequence, the following proteins share a genomic window:
- the LOC139527894 gene encoding metalloproteinase inhibitor 3-like, translating to MVTKVLPLIICLVWLASGVYSCSCAGFQHPQNQYCSSDYVFYGKVTNEQFISGPADDTANNFATWKYTFNIIFNMKGVTEGVGQDVVIETAGNGAICGVRLTVGKSLILMGTKQADGTKRIGLCDFVSQLDNLTPYQTFYLFTRCSYSYHRNCRMSCKIGPNSRDCKYDPFNTNDGTICLAKKALCRREGQRCRWVNNETC from the exons ATGGTTACCAAAGTGCTACCACTGATAATTTGTCTAGTATGGTTGGCAAGTGGTGTATACAGTTGTTCGTGTGCTGGTTTTCAACACCCGCAAAATCAATACTGCTCTTCTGATTATG tattttatgGCAAAGTAACAAATGAACAGTTTATATCAGGCCCAGCAGATGATACTGCAAACAATTTTGCGACTTGGAAATATAcgtttaatattattttcaatatgaAG GGAGTGACAGAAGGAGTTGGACAAGATGTTGTCATAGAGACAGCAGGGAATGGTGCTATCTGTGGAGTACGTTTAACAGTCGGAAAGTCTTTAATCTTAATGG GAACAAAACAGGCTGATGGAACTAAAAGGATAGGATTGTGTGATTTTGTAAGTCAACTCGACAATttgaccccgtatcaaacgtTTTACCTGTTTACCAGATGTTCTTATTCGTACCATAGAAACTGCAGAATGAGCTGC AAAATTGGTCCAAACTCAAGAGATTGCAAATATGACCCTTTCAATACAAATGATGGTACCATCTGCCTTGCCAAGAAGGCACTATGCCGAAGAGAAGGACAGCGCTGCCGCTGGGTTAATAATGAAACATGTTAA